One region of Turicibacter bilis genomic DNA includes:
- a CDS encoding AAA family ATPase, with protein MRKVMIIGCPGSGKTTLARKLSCKLNLPLVHLDVLNWRDHWQPVSTEEFDALLLQEVRKEAWIIDGNYHRTIPLRLEQCDTVIYLDYSRMTCLLGVIKRVLKGYGKSRPDMGGNCPERFDFSFFKFVWDFNKNNRKNYLEMLSHQKDKTVIIFHNRRECSEFLRKL; from the coding sequence ATGAGAAAAGTCATGATTATAGGTTGTCCTGGTAGTGGGAAAACAACACTAGCTAGAAAACTTTCATGTAAACTGAACTTGCCGCTTGTTCATCTTGATGTGTTGAACTGGCGAGATCATTGGCAACCAGTCTCAACAGAAGAATTTGATGCCTTACTTTTACAGGAAGTCCGAAAAGAAGCATGGATTATTGACGGAAACTATCATCGGACAATTCCACTTAGGTTAGAACAATGTGATACTGTTATTTACTTAGATTATTCGCGAATGACTTGTTTGTTGGGGGTTATTAAACGAGTTCTTAAAGGGTATGGTAAATCGCGACCAGATATGGGAGGAAATTGTCCTGAACGATTTGACTTTAGTTTTTTTAAGTTTGTTTGGGACTTTAACAAAAATAATCGAAAAAACTACTTAGAGATGCTAAGTCATCAAAAAGATAAGACAGTCATTATTTTTCATAATCGAAGAGAATGTTCGGAATTTTTAAGAAAGTTGTAA
- a CDS encoding HTH domain-containing protein produces MKDELFREQLKSLLIEYHLTLEALSHLTNISLLWFTEVLEKKSTLSALSDEQLLTLSLTIEMFRVGITAIKDDERVLTIMKLLIVECGLKLETFAAYANVPLEEVQLFLAHPEQVEVEVKYRLAVKVMFLFSLFKDSISLI; encoded by the coding sequence ATGAAGGATGAACTCTTTCGTGAACAATTAAAAAGTTTGTTAATAGAGTATCATTTGACACTCGAGGCACTGAGTCATTTAACAAATATCAGTTTACTTTGGTTTACTGAAGTGTTAGAAAAGAAATCAACGTTAAGTGCTTTATCGGATGAACAGCTATTAACACTCAGTTTAACGATTGAAATGTTTAGAGTGGGGATCACAGCGATCAAAGATGATGAACGGGTTTTAACCATTATGAAACTTTTAATCGTTGAATGTGGGCTAAAACTCGAAACCTTTGCTGCATATGCGAACGTTCCTCTAGAAGAGGTTCAACTCTTTTTAGCTCATCCTGAACAAGTTGAGGTTGAAGTTAAGTATCGGTTGGCAGTTAAAGTCATGTTTTTGTTTTCATTGTTCAAAGATTCTATCAGCTTAATTTAA
- a CDS encoding M15 family metallopeptidase, which translates to MLLEMMASLYLNECPLLQSGVDPFILFEVGEEETMSCFQVLTLQEQYGDCLEQQVPLDPSIITYDELRYLKVLHFGYDGLFHVGELIVNVKVADEVLDIFKQLYLMRYPIEKLRVMSCYGGSDELSMEDNNSSSFNFRHVTDGGKLSNHAYGLAIDLNPKVNPYVKNDLVLPTNGLAYVNRDQHVLGIIKKNDAVYQLFTSHGWTWGGDWTSLKDYQHFEKKY; encoded by the coding sequence ATGCTGCTTGAAATGATGGCTAGTCTTTATTTAAATGAGTGTCCATTGTTACAGTCAGGGGTTGATCCTTTCATTTTATTTGAAGTAGGGGAGGAGGAGACAATGAGTTGTTTTCAAGTACTGACGCTACAAGAACAGTATGGTGATTGTTTAGAACAACAAGTTCCATTGGATCCAAGCATCATTACTTATGACGAGTTACGTTATTTAAAGGTTTTACATTTTGGTTATGATGGGCTTTTTCATGTGGGAGAACTTATTGTCAATGTAAAAGTGGCGGACGAAGTTCTCGATATTTTTAAACAACTGTATTTAATGAGATATCCGATTGAGAAATTGCGTGTGATGAGTTGTTATGGGGGCTCTGATGAGCTATCGATGGAAGATAACAATAGCAGTTCGTTTAATTTTCGTCATGTCACGGATGGAGGTAAATTGTCTAATCATGCCTATGGATTGGCGATTGATTTAAATCCGAAAGTGAATCCGTATGTGAAAAATGATTTAGTTTTACCCACAAATGGGCTAGCCTATGTGAATCGAGATCAACATGTACTAGGTATTATTAAAAAGAACGATGCTGTTTATCAACTGTTTACGTCACATGGATGGACGTGGGGAGGCGATTGGACGAGTTTAAAAGACTATCAGCATTTTGAGAAAAAATATTAG
- a CDS encoding 4-hydroxy-3-methylbut-2-enyl diphosphate reductase — translation MSSLKVIKIAPRGYCSGVIGALNIVQDAALNETLPRPIYVLGMIVHNEHITKAIDDLGVITVDDKSKTRDELLDQIDTGTVIFTAHGISPSVKQKAIDKGLTVIDASCKDVIKTHVLMKEHIDAGYDVIYIGKQGHPETEGALGVDPEHIHLISKANELEGLNLDNEKIIITNQTTMSLWDVYSLSQKIQEKFPQAQFIKEICNATQVRQEAVATQAIEADLTIVVGDPHSNNTARLSQISIERANTPSYRIASLEDLDLNWLKEVETVAVTAGASTPTPITKEVIDFLEAYDKNDPSTWNTTSHITSDKVLFKRK, via the coding sequence GTGAGTTCATTGAAAGTAATTAAAATTGCTCCACGTGGTTATTGTTCAGGTGTCATCGGCGCTTTAAATATTGTCCAAGATGCAGCACTGAATGAAACATTACCACGTCCAATTTATGTTTTAGGGATGATTGTTCACAATGAACATATCACAAAAGCCATCGATGATTTAGGCGTGATTACAGTTGATGATAAATCAAAAACACGTGATGAGTTACTAGATCAAATTGATACTGGGACTGTTATCTTTACTGCGCATGGAATTTCTCCATCCGTTAAACAAAAAGCAATCGATAAAGGATTAACAGTTATTGATGCTAGCTGTAAAGATGTCATCAAAACCCATGTCTTAATGAAAGAGCATATCGACGCAGGGTACGACGTAATTTACATTGGTAAACAGGGACACCCTGAAACGGAAGGGGCACTTGGTGTCGACCCTGAGCACATTCATCTCATTTCAAAAGCAAATGAATTAGAAGGATTAAATCTTGATAATGAAAAAATTATCATCACCAATCAGACAACCATGAGTTTATGGGATGTATATTCATTATCGCAAAAAATCCAAGAAAAATTCCCACAAGCACAATTTATTAAAGAAATTTGTAATGCGACACAAGTTCGTCAAGAAGCAGTGGCAACTCAAGCTATTGAAGCAGATTTAACAATTGTCGTTGGAGACCCACACAGTAATAACACGGCTCGTTTATCACAAATTTCAATTGAACGTGCTAATACACCATCCTATCGTATTGCCTCACTTGAAGATCTTGACTTAAACTGGTTAAAAGAGGTTGAAACAGTTGCTGTGACAGCAGGGGCTTCAACGCCAACACCAATTACAAAAGAAGTGATTGATTTCTTAGAGGCTTATGATAAAAACGATCCAAGTACATGGAATACAACATCACATATTACAAGTGATAAAGTGTTATTCAAACGCAAATAA
- a CDS encoding DEAD/DEAH box helicase, translated as MSVRFQDLNIKPYLKAAVADLHFETLTQIQEEVMPLALKGKDIIGQSQTGSGKTHAFLIPIFQGLDEELQQVQAVITTPTRELAEQIYNVANQLASFSDKPIKIARYVGGTDKQKTIEKLGTQPQIVIGTPGRIKDLAINERVLLVHTAKMFVVDEADMTLETGFLTDIDQIAGTMGRGLQMMVFSATIPQALKPFLKKYMTAPTHVHIQPRQQTAVKIEHILYPTKHRSRVNIIANILKALNPYLAIIFVNTKQNATTVSNALMSQGFRVGQIHGDLTPRQRRQMMQRIRNLEFQYIVATDIAARGIDIEGVSHVINYELPQDLEFYIHRVGRTARGNYDGVAITLYDSAEEELLQELEARGIEFNYKEVKNGELVAVNARNARQKREKKENEIDKIAKSKVRKPKKVTPGYKKKMKAQMEQVKRQERRKRK; from the coding sequence ATGTCTGTACGTTTTCAAGATTTAAATATAAAACCATATTTAAAGGCAGCTGTTGCTGATTTACATTTTGAAACTTTAACACAAATCCAAGAAGAGGTTATGCCGTTAGCATTAAAAGGAAAAGATATTATCGGTCAATCGCAAACGGGAAGTGGAAAAACACATGCGTTCTTAATTCCAATTTTCCAAGGGTTAGATGAAGAGTTACAACAAGTTCAAGCAGTGATTACAACACCAACACGTGAACTTGCTGAACAAATTTATAATGTGGCAAATCAACTAGCATCATTCAGTGATAAACCAATTAAAATTGCACGTTATGTGGGTGGAACCGATAAACAAAAAACAATTGAAAAATTAGGTACACAGCCACAAATCGTTATCGGAACACCTGGACGTATCAAAGACTTAGCGATTAACGAACGTGTCTTATTAGTTCATACAGCGAAAATGTTTGTTGTCGATGAAGCAGATATGACACTGGAAACAGGGTTTTTAACAGATATTGATCAAATCGCAGGAACAATGGGACGCGGATTACAAATGATGGTTTTCTCAGCAACAATTCCTCAAGCGTTAAAACCATTCTTAAAAAAATATATGACAGCCCCAACGCATGTTCATATTCAACCACGCCAACAAACAGCTGTTAAGATTGAACATATCTTATATCCAACGAAACACCGTAGTCGTGTTAATATCATTGCTAATATTTTAAAGGCATTAAATCCATATTTAGCAATTATTTTCGTCAATACAAAACAAAATGCCACAACAGTTTCAAATGCTTTAATGTCACAAGGATTCCGTGTTGGACAAATTCATGGTGATTTAACACCACGTCAACGTCGTCAAATGATGCAACGTATTCGTAACTTAGAATTCCAATACATTGTGGCTACAGATATTGCGGCACGCGGAATTGATATTGAAGGAGTAAGTCATGTCATCAACTATGAATTACCACAAGATTTAGAGTTCTACATTCACCGTGTTGGACGTACTGCTCGTGGAAACTATGATGGAGTGGCAATCACATTATATGATTCAGCTGAAGAAGAATTATTACAAGAGTTAGAAGCACGTGGAATTGAATTTAACTATAAAGAAGTTAAAAATGGTGAATTAGTGGCTGTTAATGCTCGTAATGCCCGTCAAAAACGTGAGAAAAAAGAAAATGAAATCGATAAGATTGCAAAGTCGAAAGTGCGTAAACCTAAGAAAGTAACGCCAGGATATAAAAAGAAAATGAAAGCTCAAATGGAGCAAGTGAAACGTCAAGAACGCCGTAAGCGTAAATAA